The following coding sequences lie in one Phragmites australis chromosome 8, lpPhrAust1.1, whole genome shotgun sequence genomic window:
- the LOC133926257 gene encoding profilin LP04-like codes for MSWQAYVDDHLMCEIEGQTLTSAAIVGHDGSVWAQSLNFPKYFPEEIAAIMKDFDEPGTLAPTGLFLAGTKYMVIQGESGVVIRGKKGTGGITIKKTNLALIIGIYDEPMTPGQCNMIVERLGDYLVEQGF; via the exons ATGTCGTGGCAGGCGTACGTCGACGACCACCTGATGTGCGAGATCGAGGGCCAGACCCTCACCTCCGCGGCCATCGTCGGCCACGACGGCAGCGTCTGGGCGCAGTCCCTCAACTTCCCCaag TACTTTCCTGAGGAGATTGCTGCCATCATGAAGGACTTTGATGAACCTGGAACCCTAGCACCAACCGGTCTTTTCCTTGCAGGCACAAAATACATGGTGATCCAAGGTGAATCCGGTGTTGTTATCCGAGGAAAGAAG GGGACTGGAGGCATTACTATCAAGAAGACCAACCTGGCCTTGATTATTGGTATCTACGATGAGCCAATGACACCAGGGCAGTGCAACATGATTGTGGAGAGGCTCGGCGATTATCTGGTCGAGCAGGGGTTCTAA
- the LOC133926255 gene encoding B-box zinc finger protein 22-like: MKIQCNACGAAEARVLCCADEAALCVACDEEVHAANKLAGKHQRVPLLSDAGAPATAAAAPAVPKCDICQEASGYFFCLEDRALLCRDCDVAIHTVNSFVSVHQRFLLTGVQVGLDPADPVPPIADKHVNAGGGSVYQPKQMPKRNSTVLFSGEGSASVPSQTVINGDYSRQNSVPTVRPGVVDWTMHNGAIRSPEPPPKYFTEYLSEESPTLLQSSQTTTAFSNQINGDNDRAYSLPFSGGNGSDSLPDWPVDEFFSNSEYCSNFGFAEHSSSKGDNAKLGSAGGSPQCCLAEGFVAEELLGQVPGLDADEYLGRVPEISLTVAKVPSPPTASGLYWQGNLHYPAYDSTMFVPEIPSFQSSQNNFAVPAGFKRRRRQF; encoded by the exons ATGAAGATCCAGTGCAACGCGTGCggcgcggcggaggcgcgggTGCTGTGCTGCGCGGACGAGGCGGCGCTCTGCGTCGCCTGCGACGAGGAGGTGCACGCCGCCAACAAGCTCGCCGGGAAGCACCAGCGGGTGCCGCTCCTGTCGGACGCCGGCGCCCCCgcgacggccgccgcggcgccggccGTGCCCAAGTGCGACATCTGCCAG GAGGCTTCTGGGTACTTCTTCTGCCTAGAGGACCGTGCACTACTTTGTAGAGACTGTGATGTTGCTATACACACAGTAAATTCCTTTGTTTCAGTACATCAGAGATTCCTACTTACAGGAGTTCAGGTGGGCCTTGATCCTGCTGATCCAGTTCCACCTATTGCTGATAAGCATGTTAATGCTGGTGGTGGATCGGTATATCAGCCAAAACAGATGCCAAAGAGAAACTCGACAGTCTTATTTTCAGGTGAAGGCAGTGCTTCTGTTCCCAGCCAAACTGTGATCAATGGAGATTATTCTAGGCAGAACTCTGTACCAACTGTCAGGCCAGGAGTAGTTGATTGGACGATGCACAATGGTGCAATTCGATCACCAGAACCTCCACCTAAGTACTTCACTGAGTACTTGTCGGAGGAAAGTCCAACACTTCTCCAATCTAGCCAGACCACAACAGCCTTCTCCAACCAAATTAATGGAGATAATGATCGGGCCTACAGCTTGCCATTCTCAGGTGGTAATGGGTCAGATAGTCTACCAGATTGGCCTGTGGATGAGTTCTTCAGTAACTCAGAATATTGCTCAAACTTCGGGTTTGCTGAGCATAGTTCTTCTAAG GGTGATAATGCTAAGCTAGGGAGTGCTGGCGGATCTCCACAATGCTGTCTAGCTGAAGGCTTTGTTGCTGAAGAACTGTTAGGTCAGGTACCTGGATTGGATGCTGACGAATATCTGGGCCGGGTGCCTGAGATTTCATTGACAGTAGCTAAGGTTCCCTCACCACCTACAGCCTCGGGGCTTTATTGGCAGGGGAATTTGCATTACCCTGCATATGACAGCACCATGTTCGTCCCAGAAATTCCCTCCTTCCAAAGCTCTCAAAATAATTTCGCTGTACCTGCTGGTTTCAAGCGTCGAAGGAGACAGTTTTGA
- the LOC133926258 gene encoding ubiquinone biosynthesis O-methyltransferase, mitochondrial-like, producing the protein MLRRVPPSLRRPLLSSASTTPGRAQIPNPSHSPSHAILPQWRRCASSSPLPPPPPSPSPPKGPSRSGGGPTVSSLNPTEVAKFAAIAETWWDFDGPFKPLHLMNPIRISFIRSTLCRHFRRDPYSSMPLEGLKVIDVGCGGGILSEPLARMGATVTAIDAVDKNIKIASIHAASDPTTASIEYCCTTAEKLVKEKRQFDAVISLEVIEHVANPLEFCESLSALTVPNGATVVSTINRSMRAYATAIVAAEYILNWLPKGTHEWSKLVTPEELVLMLQKASISVQEMAGFVYNPLRGEWSLSDDISVNYIAFGIKKSETTSTVTQKQG; encoded by the exons ATGCTCCGCCGcgtccctccctccctccgccGCCCCCTCCTCTCCTCGGCCTCCACAACCCCCGGCAGGGCACAaatcccaaaccctagccactCGCCTTCCCACGCCATCCTCCCCCAATGGCGCCGCTGTGCCTCCTCCTCGCCCCTGCCcccgcctcctccttctccatctccacctAAGGGTCCATCGCGATCGGGCGGAGGGCCTACTGTCTCGTCGCTGAACCCCACCGAGGTCGCCAAGTTTGCCGCCATCGCCGAGACCTG GTGGGATTTTGATGGTCCATTCAAACCTTTGCATTTGATGAATCCCATCCGGATATCTTTTATCCGCTCCACTCTCTGTAGACATTTCAG GAGGGATCCATATTCATCTATGCCACTTGAAGGTCTCAAAGTTATCGATGTTGGATGTGGAGGTGGCATTCTGTCAGAG CCTCTTGCTCGCATGGGAGCTACAGTTACTGCAATTGATGCCGTTGACAAGAATATAAAGATCGCAAGTATTCATGCT GCATCTGATCCAACGACCGCTTCCATTGAATATTGCTGCACAACAGCTG AGAAATTGGTAAAAGAGAAAAGGCAGTTTGATGCTGTAATTTCTCTTGAG GTGATTGAGCACGTCGCTAATCCTTTGGAGTTCTGCGAATCTCTCTCGGCTTTGACAGTTCCCAATGGTGCCACTGTGGTTTCAACAATCAATCGGTCAATGAGAGCATACGCCACTGCGATAGTTGCTGCTGAGTATATCCTCAATTGG CTTCCTAAAGGCACACATGAGTGGTCCAAATTAGTTACCCCCGAGGAGCTTGTTCTAATGCTGCAAAAGGCTTCTATCTCC GTTCAAGAGATGGCAGGGTTCGTTTATAACCCACTGAGGGGAGAGTGGTCCCTATCAGATGATATTAGTGTAAACTATATTGCTTTTGGCATCAAGAAAAGCGAAACAACCTCAACAGTTACACAGAAACAAGGTTAG
- the LOC133926259 gene encoding transcription elongation factor 1 homolog, translating to MGKRKSAAKPPPKKRMDKLDTVFSCPFCNHGNCVECRIDMKNLIGEASCRICQENFSTTANALTEPIDIYSEWIDECERVNTVEGDDDA from the exons ATGGGGAAGAGAAAGTCAGCGGCTAAGCCACCTCCTAAGAAGCGGATGGACAAGCTTGATACTGTCTTTTCCTGCCCATTCTGCAATCATGGGAATTGTGTTGAGTGCCGAAT TGACATGAAGAATCTGATTGGTGAGGCTTCTTGTAGAATCTGTCAGGAGAACTTCAGCACCACTGCTAATG cacTCACTGAGCCTATTGACAT ATATAGTGAATGGATTGACGAGTGTGAGCGTGTCAACACTGTTGAAGGTGACGATGATGCATGA
- the LOC133926260 gene encoding uncharacterized protein LOC133926260: MSAAADDLARRVASFLPVPLLPPPQKQHLSGVAAAVLDAGGRLGRAVGDVFRRLRIDDTFYSGAQQIRGNAWKSDWSSAAGAPAGKEGVATGADPLVAASGRFARSQGSMNLSATYDSRTNDVESSVVARGDLWRAEASHSSSGGSAPRGAGDGAPLFLVQLGPVLFVRDTTLLFPVHLSKRHLIWYGFERKNGVHSVCPAYWSAHKRWLFMSMICLNPFACSFMDMQFPNGQLRYVAGDGFTTRTFLPLCGGILQAHGKFPGEKRISFSFKNRSGGSVIPMVRWPDKSLSLGLVQALSWRRSGQMLQPALQISISPTIGGRHPGLRMELIHSANESVGVVCGYSHTASPCAYASISIGRSKLNGGAARSGLVLRVDTPLHTFGQPWFSVQMNSGLEF; encoded by the exons atgtccgccgccgccgatgacCTCGCGCGCCGCGTCGCCTCGTTCCTCCCTGTCCctctcctgccgccgccgcagaaGCAGCATCTCTCCGGCGTGGCTGCCGCCGTCCTCGACGCCGGGGGCCGCCTCGGCCGCGCCGTGGGCGACGTCTTCCGCCGGCTCCGCATCGACGACACCTTCTACTCCGGCGCGCAGCAGATCCGGGGAAACGCCTGGAAAAGTGACTGGAGCTCCGCGGCCGGGGCGCCAGCGGGCAAGGAGGGGGTCGCCACCGGCGCCGATCCCCTCGTCGCCGCCTCCGGAAGGTTCGCGCGGTCGCAGGGGAGCATGAACCTGTCGGCGACGTACGACAGCAGGACGAACGACGTGGAGAGCTCTGTGGTGGCCAGAGGAGACCTGTGGCGGGCGGAGGCGTCTCATAGCAGCAGCGGAGGCTCTGCTCCGAGAGGCGCTGGCGACGGGGCGCCTCTGTTCCTAGTCCAGCTCGGTCCGGTCCTCTTCGTCCGCGACACGACGCTGCTGTTCCCGGTGCATCTGTCCAAGCGGCACCTCATCTGGTACGGATTCGAACGCAAG AACGGAGTGCACTCGGTATGCCCGGCTTATTGGTCAGCTCACAAGAGATGGTTATTCATGTCCATGATCTGCCTGAACCCCTTTGCCTGT TCATTCATGGACATGCAATTCCCAAACGGGCAACTAAGATATGTGGCCGGCGACGGCTTCACGACGCGCACTTTCCTCCCTCTCTGCGGTGGGATCCTGCAAGCTCATGGAAAATTCCCGGGGGAGAAGAGGATCAGCTTCTCTTTCAAA AACAGGAGCGGTGGCAGCGTCATCCCAATGGTTCGGTGGCCGGATAAGTCTCTGTCACTGGGGCTTGTCCAGGCGTTGTCTTGGAGGAGATCTGGCCAGATGCTGCAACCAGCACTGCAGATCAG CATATCTCCTACGATCGGTGGACGCCATCCTGGGTTGCGCATGGAGCTGATCCATTCGGCGAATGAGAGCGTTGGCGTAGTCTGCGGCTACTCCCACACTGCTTCTCCTTGTGCCTACGCCTCAATATCG ATTGGAAGATCGAAGCTGAATGGCGGCGCAGCAAGATCAGGGTTAGTATTAAGAGTAGACACACCGCTCCATACTTTTGGCCAGCCATGGTTCTCCGTTCAGATGAACAGCGGGCTCGAGTTCTGA